A single window of Nakaseomyces glabratus chromosome G, complete sequence DNA harbors:
- a CDS encoding uncharacterized protein (CAGL0G03355g~Ortholog(s) have DNA binding, RNA binding, structural constituent of nuclear pore activity and role in nuclear pore complex assembly, posttranscriptional tethering of RNA polymerase II gene DNA at nuclear periphery), with product MYSTPLKNRYDYGATQFVDAQQVNGVTNNNIIGSSNGVATGNMGTTYKTPGPLSTNVGIRSTLNYPPSLDSSILTTTTEHVRIPGLASAKPLELASQYVDHLYRMDANTPILDERSYYNNGVNYNFTKEVGGLGAFTPFERQKVVSIPDDILQEASNTELKSDMGIFPEIDRCWFTIDNRIILWNINDSTEYQTIDDIKHAILKIQLVKPKPNTFVSHVKHLLVVATVFDIYILAVSYKKETNELSIFNTGMSVNVQGMNVNNITCYEKTGQIFFSGKSNGLNVWELQYTGSDDWFNSKCTKSCRTQSTFSSLLPTNILSKLPGSNLVQSMFDDSNSHGQESIIQITIDQSRGILYTLSSTSKIHAYIITGKSLEGAISVEPSYIKRIIGATTARGAPILAPKYLKLAKLSPVVQAENGNLFLVAITIGGVRLYFNGFVGRTSIEALRLESIKFPPSSVTPEILQKELEQQQLEQQKRSLPFYSTLNSTESVVLKFQKKSSVLLETTTSAEIISPGIFFSAVVKNNENNNNANQNKDNTTPSDNKFTEPENKLFVSVPDYGILKTFGKYVENATFLDTVSPVKEIKVLTKTFNASNKPEGYANTFATQYSSEELKIAVLTNSSLEIYRYRTPDEIFESLIDNPLPFILNYGLTEACSSALFVTCKFDKSELLRSKALTFYTVGIPGAIDIKPSYSRNIVTSLLSRSSLSSTTPQKSTMSLDTLRSQHSSRSENDVGYDVDDVILSPRFYGSTLLITRLFRDVWRKNVFVSDPKVTSSQTNNSSKENNVITNISVSKSDIEYYLSSISILGEFFTKYGDTIATVSSANVVTENGYKTFDKSEDVANQAESIAFNSLFKLVQSMKEALSFLNVLFEESEMEGIENPYAAFKDIIGFLNRNTQLQLSRLTFKDLFSPNENTRSLLREILLSIINRNISRGTSIEYIASALQERCGSFCSSDDILSFRATEHLRKAKEIGLKDSDTLKLHLNSAVKLFESIAKCLSMEKLREITSIMLSLDCYAKTIEFLLNIANAIDKGNLAAQYVDNGSLINDERKKFYDRRIQIYDLVFEVLVKVDQLSVSPNLSYPTASVCSETDIAAMRTETYRVILNYNDKLFHYHMYDWLVRENNEDKILQLDTRFILPYLQEKSQSSLQISNIMWIYLSKKSRYYQAAQVLYSLAISNFEIKLSERIECLSRANGFCNSACQLSEKQKMIQLASDIQEVLDIATVQEDILSLVLSDSRIDPTTKSELQTNLEGKILPVSDLFNDYAEPLGYHEICICIFKVSDFRDQDEIMSKWHELFDSLKKEVNFEQNPDETTNFLNLLSNVVIKIGRTVHTSEYVFPITELFPIICDIIQSLPQKYVREGFISSIFISAGISYSKLYYIIKDLIETSDSVNELFKKEMISLIKNWYENDAKVRDAFTYEEINNLSQYEVSNDPINKFVKRTGLNL from the coding sequence atgTACTCCACACCTTTGAAAAACCGATATGATTATGGTGCCACTCAATTTGTTGATGCACAACAGGTGAACGGAGTTACTAATAACAACATAATTGGAAGTAGCAATGGTGTAGCTACAGGGAACATGGGTACTACTTATAAGACTCCTGGTCCTTTATCTACAAATGTTGGGATTAGATCAACACTCAACTATCCACCAAGCCTGGATTCATCTATTTTGACTACAACTACAGAACATGTCAGAATCCCAGGGCTTGCATCTGCTAAGCCATTAGAACTGGCTAGCCAGTACGTGGATCATCTATACAGAATGGATGCTAACACACCTATCCTAGATGAGAGATCCTATTATAACAACGGTGTTAATTACAATTTCACTAAAGAAGTTGGTGGACTAGGTGCTTTTACTCCTTTCGAGAGACAAAAAGTTGTAAGCATACCGGATGACATCTTGCAGGAAGCCTCAAATACTGAGCTAAAAAGTGATATGGGTATATTCCCAGAAATAGACCGTTGTTGGTTTACCATTGATAACAGAATCATATTATGGAATATCAATGATAGCACAGAATATCAGACAATTGATGATATAAAACATGCAATTTTGAAGATACAATTAGTTAAACCAAAACCAAATACATTTGTTTCCCATGTCAAACATCTTTTAGTGGTGGCAACTGTATTCGATATCTACATCTTAGCTGTCTCATACAAGAAGGAGACTAATGAGTTGAGTATATTCAACACTGGAATGTCAGTTAATGTACAAGGAATGAATGTAAACAATATTACCTGTTACGAGAAAACCGGTcaaatcttcttcagtGGTAAATCAAACGGATTAAATGTTTGGGAATTACAATATACAGGTTCTGACGATTGGTTTAATAGTAAATGTACTAAGAGCTGTAGAACACAATCAACTTTTTCAAGCTTACTGCcaacaaatattttatccAAGTTGCCTGGTAGTAACTTAGTGCAGTCTATGTTTGATGACAGTAATTCGCATGGCCAAGAGAGCATTATTCAAATTACTATTGACCAATCTAGAGGAATTTTATACACACTTTCATCCACTTCAAAGATACATGCATATATCATAACGGGGAAATCTCTCGAAGGTGCTATCTCTGTTGAACcatcatatataaaaagaattattGGTGCCACAACAGCAAGGGGTGCGCCAATCTTGGCTCCAAAATACCTCAAGTTGGCGAAGTTGTCTCCTGTAGTACAAGCAGAGAATGGCAACTTATTCTTGGTAGCAATCACTATCGGAGGAGTTAGATTGTACTTCAACGGTTTTGTTGGTAGAACCTCCATCGAAGCTTTGAGGCTAGAATCAATAAAATTCCCTCCAAGTTCGGTAACCCCAGAAATTTTACAGAAAGAACTAGAACAACAGCAACTAGAACAGCAGAAGAGAAGTTTGCCCTTCTACTCCACTCTTAACTCTACAGAATCTGTAGTTTTgaaattccaaaaaaaatcatcTGTTCTATTAGAAACTACAACTTCTGCTGAAATTATCTCTCCAggaatttttttctctgcCGTTgtcaaaaataatgaaaacaataacaatgcTAACCAAAATAAGGACAACACAACGCCATCAGATAACAAGTTCACAGAACCAGAGAACAAACTATTTGTATCTGTCCCTGATTATGGTATCTTAAAGACATTCGGCAAATACGTCGAGAATGCCACTTTTCTTGATACCGTATCTCCAgttaaagaaattaaagTTTTGACTAAAACTTTCAATGCCAGCAATAAGCCTGAGGGATATGCTAATACCTTTGCTACCCAATATTCATCCGAGGAGCTTAAGATTGCAGTTTTGACCAATTCTTCATTAGAGATATACAGATACAGAACACCAGATGAAATCTTTGAAAGTCTAATTGATAATCCTCTCccatttattttgaattatGGTTTAACAGAAGCATGCTCGTCGGCATTATTTGTTACTTGTAAGTTTGATAAATCGGAATTATTAAGGTCAAAGGCCTTAACATTCTATACAGTAGGTATTCCAGGTGCTATTGACATCAAACCATCCTACAGCAGGAATATTGTTACTTCGTTATTGTCAAGATCGTCATTATCATCGACAACACCTCAAAAATCAACTATGTCATTAGACACTTTAAGATCACAACATAGTTCTCGTTCAGAAAACGATGTAGGATATGACGTAGATGATGTTATATTATCACCCAGATTTTACGGTTCTACACTGTTAATAACAAGATTATTCAGAGATGTTTGGCGTAAAAATGTTTTTGTTAGTGACCCAAAGGTAACATCATCCCAAACAAACAATAGTTccaaagaaaacaatgtTATCACAAATATTTCTGTGTCCAAATCCGATATCGAATACTACTTGTCATCCATTTCTATATTAGGTGAGTTTTTTACAAAATATGGTGACACAATCGCTACAGTGTCATCAGCAAACGTAGTTACTGAAAATGGATACAAAACTTTTGACAAATCTGAAGATGTTGCAAACCAAGCGGAAAGCATAGCCTTTAATTCACTATTCAAACTTGTTCAATCTATGAAGGAAGCGTTGTCTTTTTTAAATGTcctttttgaagaaagtgaGATGGAAGGTATCGAAAATCCTTACGCAGCATTCAAGGATATAATTGGATTTTTGAACAGGAACACTCAATTGCAGCTATCAAGATTAACATTCAAGGATCTATTTTCCCCCAATGAAAATACTAGATCTCTACTGAGAGAAATTCTACTCTCTATAATCAATAGGAATATAAGCAGAGGGACATCAATTGAATATATCGCCAGTGCACTACAGGAGAGATGTGGCTCATTTTGTTCAAGTGATGATATTTTGAGCTTCAGAGCTACCGAACATTTGAGAAAAGCTAAGGAAATAGGTCTGAAAGACAGTGATACCTTAAAATTGCATTTAAATAGTGCTGTCAAATTGTTTGAAAGCATAGCCAAATGCCTATCAATGGAAAAATTAAGGGAAATAACCTCCATTATGCTGTCCTTGGATTGCTATGCGAAGACAATCGAATTTTTACTGAATATAGCCAATGCTATTGACAAGGGAAATTTAGCAGCTCAATATGTGGATAATGGATCATTAATAAACGacgaaagaaaaaaattctatGACAGAAGAATTCAAATTTATGATTTAGTTTTTGAAGTGTTAGTAAAGGTTGATCAATTATCAGTATCGCCAAACCTTTCATATCCTACTGCTTCTGTTTGTAGTGAGACAGATATTGCTGCCATGAGAACGGAGACTTATAGGGTTATTCTTAACTACAACGATAAACTTTTCCATTATCATATGTATGACTGGCTTGTCCGTGAGAATAATGAGGACAAGATTTTACAATTGGACACACGTTTCATATTACCATatttacaagaaaaatCGCAGAGttctcttcaaatttcGAATATTATGTGGATCTACCTATCGAAAAAATCTAGATACTATCAAGCTGCCCAAGTATTGTATTCTCTGGCCATTTCTAATTTCGAAATAAAGCTAAGTGAAAGAATTGAATGTCTTTCAAGAGCAAATGGTTTCTGTAATAGCGCCTGCCAGCTGAGcgaaaaacaaaaaatgatACAATTGGCCAGTGATATACAGGAAGTTCTGGACATTGCAACTGTACAAGAAGATATCCTATCATTGGTATTATCTGATTCAAGAATAGACCCAACTACAAAATCAGAGTTACAAACCAATTTAGAAGGTAAAATCTTACCGGTCAGCGATTTGTTCAATGACTATGCTGAGCCATTAGGTTATCATGAAATATGCATATGTATTTTCAAGGTTTCTGATTTTAGGGATCAAGATGAAATAATGTCTAAATGGCATGAActttttgattctttgaagaaagaagttAATTTTGAGCAAAATCCAGATGAAACTACTAACTTCTTGAATCTATTATCGAACGTTGTGATAAAAATAGGTAGAACAGTCCACACATCTGAATATGTATTCCCTATTACCGAACTTTTCCCTATCATTTGTGATATTATTCAATCGTTGCCTCAAAAGTATGTCAGAGAGGGGTTTATAAGTtcaattttcatttctgcTGGCATATCGTACAgtaaattatattatattatcaaGGATTTGATTGAAACATCTGATTCAGTAAACGAACTATTCAAGAAGGAAATGATTAGCCTAATCAAAAACTGGTATGAAAATGATGCCAAAGTCAGAGATGCTTTTACTTACgaagaaattaataatttatcACAATATGAAGTTAGCAACGATCCaatcaacaaatttgtCAAAAGAACAGGCTTGAATCTTTGA
- the MAM1 gene encoding Mam1p (CAGL0G03377g~Ortholog(s) have role in attachment of spindle microtubules to kinetochore involved in homologous chromosome segregation, meiotic sister chromatid cohesion involved in meiosis I, regulation of protein kinase activity) — MVLAEKSANIPVVKSFDGTKAGPDGSPLTKNNLKLLQKSIFELENKNFECPHYLCSLDNMAQIRHSRTWFLFELEMTYDGYFNLRNSCYFTRVYRNILPVWPNTSCLSLNKTAFDSRVQLMPLNHIIISNYAAAIPERKRKYNPDDINDIYVEIADIAEFGNVQKYIPPTILTKRRNMESFNDCKVNTKDIISFKDVNQEYETWLDKHLSLAKDRD, encoded by the coding sequence ATGGTTTTGGCGGAAAAGAGTGCTAATATTCCAGTTGTTAAAAGCTTTGATGGCACTAAAGCTGGCCCTGATGGTTCACCACTGACTAAGAACAACTTGAAACTATTACAGAAATCTATCTTTGAGCTGGAAAATAAGAATTTTGAGTGTCCTCATTACTTGTGTAGTTTAGATAATATGGCACAGATCAGGCATTCGAGAACCTGGTTTCTGTTTGAGTTAGAGATGACATATGATGGATATTTCAATCTGAGAAATTCGTGCTATTTCACAAGAGTTTACCGCAATATATTGCCAGTGTGGCCTAATACTAGCTGCTTAAGTTTGAATAAAACAGCATTCGATTCCAGAGTCCAGCTTATGCCTTTAAATCACATTATTATATCCAATTATGCTGCTGCCATACCAGagaggaaaagaaaatataatcCAGATGATATAAATGATATTTATGTCGAAATTGCTGATATAGCTGAATTTGGTAatgttcaaaaatatatccCACCAACAATACTAACGAAGCGCCGAAATATGGAATCTTTCAACGACTGTAAAGTTAATACAAAAGATATAATTAGTTTCAAAGATGTTAATCAGGAATATGAAACGTGGTTGGATAAACATCTTTCGCTAGCTAAAGATCGGGATTAA
- the RTT105 gene encoding Rtt105p (CAGL0G03333g~Ortholog(s) have role in negative regulation of transposition, RNA-mediated and cytoplasm, nucleus localization): MSESIDQESDLSFHTAIEEPFTSLTSTPHKSSNGWVSYPTNEGKDSTNSSSPNLGNESIVNDIISRRRNASSGPANNLSQSARRDTENKKLKELRRLKRLQKTIKNRGGLDNMRDFVLNSEIDAEYARLAKEAEQFALPIDELERIEKQTEEDLDDDEILEFIEQRDKYQYELDQILNENIAKEGL, from the coding sequence ATGTCAGAAAGCATTGATCAAGAAAGTGACCTTAGCTTCCATACAGCGATAGAGGAGCCATTTACAAGCTTAACATCTACACCACACAAGAGTAGCAATGGATGGGTTAGTTACCCAACTAATGAAGGCAAGGATAGTACAAATTCAAGCTCACCCAACCTTGGAAATGAATCTATAGTGAATGATATTATTAGTCGCAGGCGAAATGCTAGTTCTGGGCCTGCTAACAATCTGTCACAAAGTGCAAGAAGAGATACAGAGAAcaagaaactgaaagaaCTGCGAAGGTTAAAGAGGCTTCAAAAAACTATTAAAAATAGAGGTGGTCTAGATAATATGCGAGACTTTGTACTGAATAGCGAAATTGATGCTGAATATGCTAGGTTAGCAAAAGAAGCAGAGCAATTTGCTCTTCCAATCGATGAACTGGAAAGAATCGAGAAacaaacagaagaagatttggatgatgatgaaatcCTTGAATTTATAGAACAACGAGATAAATATCAGTATGAGCTTGACCAAATATTAAATGAGAATATTGCAAAGGAAGGACTATAA
- the ILS1 gene encoding isoleucine--tRNA ligase ILS1 (CAGL0G03311g~Ortholog(s) have cytosol localization): protein MAEASAHFSFPKEEENVLALWNEIDAFHRSMELTKDKPEFSFFDGPPFATGTPHYGHILASTIKDIVPRYATMTGHHVERRFGWDTHGVPIEHIIDKKLGIKGKEDVFKYGLDNYNNECRAIVMTYADEWRKTIGRLGRWIDFDNDYKTMYPSFMESVWWAFKQLHEKGQVYRGFRVMPYSTGLTTPLSNFEAQQNYKDVNDPAVTIGFNVIGQEKTKLVAWTTTPWTLPSNLALCVNPEFEYVKIYDENKDCYFILLESLIKTLYKKPAAEKYKIVEKIKGSELVGLKYEPIFPYFYEQMKETAFRVIAGDYVTADSGTGIVHNAPSFGEEDYAVCLENGVISEDTVAPNPVDDNGKFTSDVTDFAGIYVKDADKLIIKHLTETGNLLLASQIRHSYPFCWRSDTPLLYRSVPAWFVRVKEIAPKMLDSVMNSHWVPNTIKEKRFANWIANARDWNVSRNRYWGTPIPLWVSDDFEEIVCVGSIEELEQLSGVKNITDLHRDKIDHITIPSKMGKGDLKRIEEVFDCWFESGSMPYASQHYPFENTEKFSDRVPANFISEGLDQTRGWFYTLSVLGTHLFGEVPYKNVIVSGIVLASDGRKMSKSLKNYPDPNIVLEKYGADALRLYLINSPVLKAESLKFKEEGVKEVVTKVLLPWWNSYKFLEGQLALLKKTSDVDFKYDPKLSSDNVMDRWILASMQSLVQFIHQEMAVYKLYTVVPKLLHFIDELTNWYIRFNRRRLKGENGVDDCLKALNTLFDALFTFARAMAPFTPFLADGIYQRLRAYIPEEVLAQFGQDGRSVHFLSYPEVRQELFDEAIETAVGRMQSVIDLGRNIREKKTISLKTPLKTLVILHSDETYLKDIEALKNYIIEELNVRDVIITTDEEKYGVEYKVVADWPVLGKKLKKDAKKVKDALPKVSSDEVKQYMETGKLVVDGIELVAGDLNVIRGLPESAAANGQETRTDQEVLIILDTNVYEDLKTEGLARELINRIQKLRKKCGLEATDDVLVEYELVKDTINFEDVVNTHRDMLTKTCRSNIALCDGSKDHALVDEEQSINDTIFKLKIFKL, encoded by the coding sequence ATGGCTGAAGCATCTGCTCATTTTTCCTTCccaaaggaagaagagaatGTTTTGGCATTATGGAACGAAATTGATGCCTTTCACAGGTCTATGGAATTAACTAAGGATAAACCagaattttctttcttcgaTGGTCCTCCATTTGCTACTGGTACCCCTCATTATGGTCACATTTTGGCCTCTACCATTAAGGATATTGTTCCAAGATATGCCACCATGACTGGCCACCACGTTGAAAGACGTTTTGGTTGGGATACACACGGTGTTCCAATTGAACATATTATTGACAAGAAGTTGGGTATCAAGGGTAAGGAAGATGTCTTCAAGTATGGTCTAGATAACTACAACAACGAATGTAGAGCGATTGTTATGACTTACGCCGACGAATGGAGAAAGACTATTGGTCGTCTAGGTCGTTGGATTGACTTTGACAATGATTACAAGACTATGTATCCATCCTTTATGGAATCTGTATGGTGGGCTTTCAAGCAATTGCATGAAAAGGGTCAAGTCTACAGAGGTTTCAGAGTCATGCCATATTCCACCGGTTTGACAACCCCATTGAGTAATTTCGAAGCTCAACAAAACTATAAGGATGTTAACGATCCAGCCGTTACCATTGGTTTCAACGTTATCGGtcaagaaaaaactaaaCTTGTTGCCTGGACCACCACACCATGGACTTTACCTTCCAACTTGGCTCTTTGTGTTAACCCTGAATTTGAATACGTTAAAATATATGACGAAAACAAGGACTGTTACTTCATCTTGTTGGAGTCTTTGATTAAGACCCTGTACAAGAAGCCAGCTGCTGAAAAGTACAAGATAGTTGAGAAGATAAAGGGTTCTGAGCTTGTTGGTCTAAAATATGAGCCAATTTTCCCATACTTTTACGAGCAAATGAAAGAAACAGCTTTCAGAGTTATTGCTGGTGATTATGTTACTGCTGATTCTGGTACTGGTATTGTCCATAATGCTCCTTCTTTTGGTGAAGAGGATTATGCAGTTTGTTTAGAAAATGGTGTTATTAGTGAAGATACTGTTGCGCCAAACCCAGTTGATGACAACGGTAAGTTCACTTCCGATGTCACTGATTTCGCTGGTATCTATGTCAAAGATGCTGATAAGTTGATTATTAAGCACTTAACTGAAACTGGTAACCTACTACTAGCTTCTCAAATTCGCCACTCTTACCCATTCTGTTGGAGATCAGACACACCTCTTTTGTATCGTTCAGTTCCAGCTTGGTTTGTTCGTGTCAAGGAAATTGCTCCAAAAATGTTGGACTCTGTTATGAATTCTCATTGGGTCCCTAACAccattaaagaaaagagattTGCTAACTGGATCGCCAATGCTCGTGATTGGAACGTTTCCAGAAACAGATACTGGGGTACACCTATCCCATTGTGGGTCTCTGACGACTTCGAGGAAATTGTCTGTGTGGGATCCATTGAGGAACTAGAGCAACTGAGTGGTGTCAAGAACATTACGGATCTACATCGTGATAAGATTGATCACATCACTATTCCATCAAAAATGGGTAAGGGTGATTTGAAGAGAATTGAGGAAGTTTTTGACTGTTGGTTCGAATCTGGTTCTATGCCTTATGCTTCTCAACATTATCCATTTGAAAATACCGAGAAATTTAGTGACAGAGTTCCAGCTAATTTCATTTCCGAAGGTCTTGATCAAACAAGAGGTTGGTTCTACACCTTAAGTGTTTTGGGTACGCATTTGTTTGGTGAAGTCCCATATAAGAATGTTATTGTTTCCGGTATTGTCCTTGCCTCTGACGGTAGAAAGATGTCCAAGTCTTTGAAGAATTATCCTGATCCAAACATCGTTCTAGAAAAGTACGGTGCTGATGCATTGAGATTGTATTTGATCAACTCCCCAGTTTTGAAGGCAGAAAGTTTGAAGTTTAAGGAAGAAGGTGTCAAGGAAGTTGTTACTAAGGTTTTATTGCCATGGTGGAACTCTTATAAGTTTTTGGAAGGTCAGCTTGCCCTTCTAAAGAAGACTTCTGATGTTGACTTCAAATACGATCCAAAACTATCTAGTGACAACGTCATGGACAGATGGATTTTAGCTTCTATGCAATCTTTAGTTCAATTTATCCACCAAGAGATGGCAGTCTACAAGTTGTACACTGTTGTTCCAAAGCTACTGCATTTCATCGATGAGTTGACAAATTGGTATATTAGATTTAACCGTCGTCGTTTGAAGGGTGAAAATGGTGTTGATGACTGTTTGAAGGCTTTGAACACTTTGTTCGATGCTCTTTTCACTTTTGCTCGTGCTATGGCTCCATTCACTCCATTTTTAGCTGATGGTATCTATCAAAGACTAAGAGCATACATCCCAGAAGAAGTCTTGGCTCAATTTGGTCAAGACGGTAGGTCAGTACATTTCTTAAGCTACCCAGAGGTTAGACAAGAACTATTTGATGAAGCCATTGAAACTGCAGTTGGTAGAATGCAGTCAGTTATTGACTTGGGTAGAAACATTCgtgaaaagaaaaccatttctttgaagaCTCCATTAAAAACTTTGGTTATCCTGCACAGTGATGAAACATATCTAAAGGATATTGAAGCCTTGAAAAACTACATCATTGAAGAACTAAATGTCAGAGatgttattattactaCTGATGAAGAGAAGTATGGTGTTGAATACAAGGTTGTTGCTGACTGGCCTGTTCTAGgtaagaagttgaagaaggaTGCTAAGAAGGTTAAGGATGCTTTACCAAAGGTCTCCAGTGATGAAGTTAAACAATACATGGAAACAGGTAAGCTAGTAGTAGATGGTATCGAACTTGTCGCTGGTGATTTGAACGTTATTAGAGGTTTACCAGAATCTGCTGCTGCTAACGGCCAAGAAACAAGAACTGATCAAGAAGTTTTGATCATTCTGGACACAAATGTGTATGAAGACTTGAAAACGGAAGGTTTGGCCAGAGAGTTGATTAAcagaattcaaaaattgagaAAGAAATGTGGCCTAGAGGCCACTGATGATGTTCTTGTTGAATACGAATTGGTAAAGGACACTATAAATTTTGAGGATGTTGTCAATACCCACAGAGACATGCTAACGAAGACCTGTAGATCTAACATTGCCTTATGTGATGGTTCCAAGGATCACGCTCTTGTTGACGAAGAACAAAGTATCAATGACACCATCTTCAAATTGAAGATTTTCAAGTTATAA
- the GLE2 gene encoding RNA export factor GLE2 (CAGL0G03399g~Ortholog(s) have role in nuclear pore distribution, poly(A)+ mRNA export from nucleus, posttranscriptional tethering of RNA polymerase II gene DNA at nuclear periphery, regulation of mRNA export from nucleus in response to heat stress), which produces MSFFQRNSAAGNTTSTVMATEKDLQNEIVINNPADDSISDIAFSPQHDFLFSVSSWDGKVRIWDAQNGVPQGKAQYEHNGPVLCTRWSLDGARIASGGCDNTVKLYDVASGQSQQIGSHNDAVKSLRFVQCGPTNTECLVTGSWDKTIKFWDTRQPQPITTIAMPERVYTMDNKQQLLVVGTAERHIAIINLANPTTIFKSSQSPLKWQTRVVACYNEGDGYAIGSVEGRCAIKYVDDEAQKKSGFSFKCHRQTQPNRAAGSSSQSLVYPVNSIAFHPIYGTFVTAGGDGSFHFWDKNQRHRLKGFPSMQGSIPVCNFNRNGSILAYAVSYDWHQGHMGNRPDYPNVIRLHPTTDEEVKEKKKKTTFGR; this is translated from the coding sequence ATGTCGTTTTTTCAGAGAAACAGTGCAGCCGGAAACACAACCAGCACTGTAATGGCAACTGAGAAGGACcttcaaaatgaaattgtAATAAACAACCCTGCTGATGATTCTATTTCAGATATTGCGTTTTCACCACAACatgattttcttttcagtgTCAGTTCCTGGGATGGGAAAGTGCGTATATGGGATGCCCAAAATGGGGTTCCTCAAGGTAAAGCACAATATGAGCATAATGGTCCAGTACTGTGCACAAGATGGTCCTTAGACGGTGCTAGAATTGCGtctggtggctgtgataATACTGTTAAATTATATGATGTGGCTTCAGGACAGAGCCAACAAATTGGAAGTCACAATGATGCTGTAAAATCACTAAGATTTGTTCAATGCGGACCTACAAATACTGAATGTCTTGTCACAGGATCATGGGACAAGACAATTAAATTTTGGGATACAAGACAGCCTCAaccaataacaacaatagCAATGCCGGAACGTGTTTATACTATGGATAATAAGCAACAGCTGTTGGTTGTTGGTACAGCTGAGAGGCACATTGCCATTATAAATTTGGCCAATCCAACAACTATTTTTAAGAGTTCACAATCTCCACTGAAATGGCAAACACGTGTGGTAGCATGTTATAATGAAGGTGATGGTTACGCTATTGGTTCAGTAGAAGGAAGATGTGCGATTAAATatgttgatgatgaagcACAGAAGAAGAGCGGTTTTTCGTTCAAGTGCCATAGACAAACACAACCAAATCGAGCTGCTGGATCATCAAGTCAATCTCTGGTATATCCAGTCAATAGTATTGCATTCCATCCTATATATGGTACGTTCGTTACCGCTGGTGGTGATGGTTCTTTCCATTTCTGGgataaaaatcaaagacACAGATTGAAAGGCTTTCCATCTATGCAAGGGTCTATTCCAGTATGTAATTTCAATAGGAATGGGTCTATACTTGCATATGCAGTAAGTTATGATTGGCATCAAGGGCATATGGGTAATAGGCCAGACTATCCGAATGTGATAAGACTTCACCCTACcactgatgaagaagtcaaagaaaagaaaaagaaaacaacgTTTGGTCGCTAA